A window of the Lolium perenne isolate Kyuss_39 chromosome 7, Kyuss_2.0, whole genome shotgun sequence genome harbors these coding sequences:
- the LOC127303827 gene encoding uncharacterized protein has translation MQIVLREHVLVFHLIRCQDNIYTLKKFLKNKDVTFVGVDIRTDHKLLYKQWLYIPLGKHLDLQNMLKIPGYGNRAGMATMASELINLKYAGMKEKFVTDYDKFKGHNYCEWKPLSDMNLEYAAIDGYVTYELARIVSIVN, from the exons ATGCAGATAGTTTTGAGGGAGCACGTTCTCGTCTTCCACTTGATCAG GTGCCAGGACAATATATACACGCTAAAGAAATTCCTGAAGAATAAGGATGTCACATTTGTAGGTGTGGACATAAGGACTGACCACAAGTTGCTTTACAAGCAATGGCTATATATTCCACTTGGCAAGCATCTGGACCTCCAGAATATGTTGAAAATACCAGGCTATGGTAACAGGGCTGGCATGGCTACTATGGCTTCCGAGCTCATCAACCTGAAGTACGCCGGCATGAAGGAGAAGTTTGTGACGGACTACGACAAATTCAAAGGCCATAATTACTGTGAATGGAAGCCTCTATCCGATATGAACCTGGAGTATGCTGCCATTGATGGTTATGTCACCTATGAACTCGCCCGCATTGTGAGTATAGTGAACTAG